The proteins below are encoded in one region of Thermodesulfovibrionales bacterium:
- a CDS encoding MoaD/ThiS family protein — protein sequence MAVKVKIPTPLQRLTNGKDEVEGKAGTIIDLITDLDKRYPGLMERIAEGGKIRRFVNIYVNEEDIRFLQAENTVVKDGDEVSIVPAIAGGQRRLM from the coding sequence ATGGCAGTAAAGGTAAAGATACCAACCCCGCTTCAGAGACTAACAAATGGTAAGGATGAGGTTGAGGGAAAGGCAGGTACCATTATAGACCTCATCACTGACCTTGATAAGAGATATCCTGGACTCATGGAGAGGATTGCAGAAGGTGGAAAGATCAGGAGATTTGTAAATATCTACGTGAATGAAGAAGATATCAGGTTCTTGCAGGCTGAAAATACAGTTGTTAAGGATGGGGATGAGGTATCCATAGTGCCTGCAATTGCAGGAGGTCAAAGGAGGTTAATGTGA
- a CDS encoding NIL domain-containing protein — protein MKKRVKLTFPQHLIKEPVLFRMAKTYDVMPNIRRARVTETVGEMVLELEGTEENLEKGIQSLREQGVEVELIEGEFLE, from the coding sequence GTGAAAAAGAGAGTCAAGCTTACCTTTCCACAGCATCTCATTAAGGAGCCTGTTCTTTTCAGGATGGCTAAGACCTATGATGTAATGCCAAATATCAGAAGGGCACGGGTAACTGAGACAGTAGGCGAGATGGTGCTTGAGCTTGAAGGAACTGAAGAGAATTTAGAAAAGGGTATTCAGTCCCTTAGGGAGCAGGGTGTTGAGGTAGAACTAATAGAGGGTGAGTTTCTGGAGTGA